In one window of Temnothorax longispinosus isolate EJ_2023e chromosome 11, Tlon_JGU_v1, whole genome shotgun sequence DNA:
- the LOC139821405 gene encoding THAP domain-containing protein 2-like: MLHRLPTDSVRRAEWVRRIGRKSWTPNNNCRLCEDHFTPDQYEQNRIDGLRKLKCNAVPSIFKYRCEESQNRDSLIGNMGSDTPCMDDGPSSTNNDPSTESHIIPDASSSTNNDSSTESHIIPDAPCSVDFSRTKLPRPIPEHSIDIKKQELLKKIQLLRDEAMDQWSGLQINTHTCTIYFAFLY, encoded by the exons ATGTTACATCGGTTACCAACTGATTCAGTTCGGAGAGCTGAATGGGTTCGCAGAATCGGACGAAAAAGCTGGACGCCGAACAACAACTGCAGACTCTGTGAG GATCATTTCACTCCTGATCAGTATGAACAAAATAGAATAGACGGATTAAGAAAACTGAAATGCAATGCTGTTCCATCtatattcaaatatagatGTGAAGAGTCACAAAACAGAGATTCGCTAATTGGTAACATGGGAAGTGATACACCATGCATgg ATGATGGGCCATCTTCAACTAATAATGATCCTTCTACAGAATCGCACATTATACCGGATGCATCATCTTCAACTAATAATGATTCTTCTACAGAATCGCACATTATACCCGATGCACCATGTTCTGTAGATTTCTCAAggacaa aATTGCCACGTCCAATACCAGAACATTCGATTGACATTAAGAAACAggaattacttaaaaaaatacaattactaCGTGATGAGGCTATGGATCAATGGAGTGGATTGCAGATAAATACTCATACTTGTACAATATACTTCGCGttcctttattaa